The Planctellipticum variicoloris DNA window GGCGCCAGGTTGTCGACCGGGTTCTTGGCATACGCCAGCGCCTCGGCCTCATTGGCGAACCCATATTGCGACAGGACCAGGTCCCAGTCCCGTTTGCTCCCCGGCCCCTTCCCTTTCCCGCCAGGCCAGCTCTTGAAGTCGCAGACCGGGGCGTCGGCGTAGATGCAGGCAACTTTGTCGGGATTCGCCGCCGCCCAGTTGTAGCAGTAGAGCCCGCCCCGGCTGAGACCGACCAGCGCGGCCTTCTTCGCGAAGCCGTATTTGCCGGTCAGCTCGGCGTAGAAGTCGTTCCAGAAGCGAACCGCCTCGGGCGAGCCGAGCCGGTCCGGGACGCTCATGTAGACGATATGAAACCCTTTGCCGAGCAACGCAATGTCCGGGGCGGGCTTATGGCCGAAGAACTCGCCATGCCAGACCCAGGGCCTCCCGGGAGCGGCTTCCTTCGGCGTCACGACCAGCACCGGCTTGCCGGCGACTTCAAAGTCGTACCGTGTGAAGCCATGCCAGTCGGAAGTTTTTCCAGGAAACGGGGGCAGATCCGCGGCGAGGGCGGGGCTGACGAGAAATGCGACCACGGACGCCAGACAGCCGAGTCTCAAGTACGACATCAAAGATTCCCAAGTCACGGAGTGGTGAGAGTTTGCGGCACACGTGACGTTTACTGTCACCTGCTGCGCGACTGCCGTCAACAGGGAGCGGTCGTCTTCCGCGCTCGCCGGCGTCCTCCCCCAATGCGGCCCTCAAACTGCCTTTGCCGTCAATCTCGCCGCGACCTGGCAGATTCTTTGGGGGAATGGGCAGTCTGGCTCTAGTTTTTGGCGGCCCGGAGATTAGTATTTGCACGCACTCGGCGGAGTATTTTGCCGTATTTCCGGACTTGGCGGCGGTTCGTCAGTCGGAGGCCGAGAGTTTTCGAAAGTGATCAGGTCGTTCGATGCATTACAGGAGTTTCACGCGTGGTGCCGGGATGTTGCTCTGCTGCGCCATCGGGCTGCTTGCCGTAACCTCTTCTGCAGAAGCCGCTTTCATCAATCTCGGTCCGGCCGGTGACTTCAATGTCTTCACGCTCGGGAATCTGACGAGCACGAACAGCGACATTGAAGGACGAGTCGCCGTCGGCGGCAACGCTCAGTTCTCGTCGTACTCGATCGGAAACAAGGCCGGCACTTCGTCCACCAACCTGATCGTCGGGGGGAACTTCGTCAATCAGTCTGGCAGCGTCACGGGAAACGTCCTGGTGGGCGGCAACGTCAACTGGCACAATCCGACGATTCAAGGAAATCTCGCCGTGAACGGAAATGCCACGTTCACCGGCGGCGGCTCGATCAGCGGGACGGTTGATGTGGCAGGAACCTACACGGCGCCCGGGTACTTTCATGCCGACTCCAATAATCCGGCGACGGCCTTCCCGTTCAGCTTTTCGGAGGTTGCCGATTACCTGATGGCCGAATCGGACTACCTGGCGTCGCTGGCGGCGACAGGGACCTCAACCACTCAATATGGAACGCTGACGCTCGATGGCTCGAATGTGGTCGGGTCGACAGTCATCTTCAACGTGGCGGCGGCAGACCTGTCTGCGGCCCATACGCTGGTCATCAAGGCCGGCGCCGGCGTGACGGTCGTGGTGAACGTCACCGGCGGAACTGCTTCGATGCATAACATGGGGATCTCATTCGCCGGCGGCGTCGACCGTCAGCATGTCGTCTACAATTTCGCCGACGCGACCAGCATTACGCTCGGGGGCATCGCCGTCGAAGGGACCATTCTGGCTCCCCAGGCCACCGTCAATTTCAGCAATGGCCAGATTAACGGTTCGCTGATCGTCGGTCACTTCACGGGAGGCGGGGAATCGCACAATGTGCTGTTCCAAGGGACTTTGCCCGTTCCTCCGCCCCCGACTCCCAATCCCAATGTCCCGGCCGGCAGTCCGGTCGTCCCGGAGCCGGGAACATTCGCCCTGGCGGCGTTCGGGCTGGCGGCGTTCTTTGGACGAGCAGGTCTGCGCCGGCGACGCGAAGCAGAAAAGTCGAACCCGATCTGACCCGTCAAAGGAATCGCATCGACAAAGGCAGGCCCCGCACTCCGTAATTACCGGCGTGCGGGGCCTGCTCGTTGAATTGACCTCTGGAACAGGGAGCGGTTGGGCGAAAGGGGCCGTCACGGACCGATGCGCTGGTTACTGCTGCTCAAACCAATGGCTGCCGGAAGACTCGAAGACCAGATCCGCCGTCCCGTCCGGTTGGACTTCCACTGACAGCTTGTGATTCGCCAGCAGTTCCCGATAGAACGTCACGCCGCCGTCGACGGGTTTCTGCACGTTGTTCTCAACCTTGATGATCGTCCCGACCTTCGAGAGCGCGTCCTGGGCCAGTCGAGCGAGCGCCTGCGCCTGCTGCTCGGCGGCGCGGGCCTGTTCGGCATTCGGATAGCAGCAGCGCATCCGGACGGCCAACCGGTTTCCGGGCGTAATGTCGACGCCCAGAGCCGCGGCTTCGGCGTGCTGCAGCAGATCGTTCGCGATCTTGTCTCCCGGTTCGTCGGAGTCGTTCAGATTGTGCCGTTTCAGCGAAGCCGCGGGCAGGACCATTGTCAGCACGCCGCCGCCGACGCTGCGCCGCAGGCGAGCGGCATTCGGCGACAGAACTGCTGGTTGCGCCGGAAAGACGTGCTTCAGCTCCTCCTCGCCAAAGACCAGCACCAGCGTCCCGGGATCGGGATAGGCCGCGCACATTCGCAACGGCTTGTCGGGCGACGTGAAGACGTCCGTCGAAACCGGTACGTAGGAAATCCCGCGGAACTGCAGAACCGCGTCGGCGTCGGCCGGCAATCCAGCAGTCAACTCTCCGCTGACCTTCATCTGCACTCGCAGAGATCGGGCACCGAGGCTCAGTTGATGCTTATGATCGTCCGGCGTATCGGGCCGATAGGCAAGCATGATGTGCATGTCCGCCGCAATCGTCTCGACATCGTTCTTGACAATTGCATCGAGCACAGTCCTGACAATTGCAGCTCCTGTCTGGCCGATCATTTCGTCGATGTTTTCGAACATCTCATCCAGCACGCCGCGGCGGAGATCCGCGGTAATCACCTTTCCGGCCGGACCGCTGAGAAACTCCTTCAGATGAACCTCCAGCAGCCCCCCGTCGGCGTGCGGAGTCACCAGCGGAGCCTCGATTTTCCGCGAAAAGGCGGCTGCAGGTTCCGAAAGCGGCCGCTCCGTGGCTTCAGCCGTGACAACCCGCGACGCTTTCCCGTCGCCCAGTTCCTCCGGCTCCTCCGCGGCGGGCAACTGCAGCCCGCAGGCGAGGGCGATGGCGGCGCAAAGCGCCGCCGGCCTGATCCAGTTCCACAAGCGAGTTGTGGAGACAGTGCGACCTTCCCTGGTCTGCAACATTTCGACTCTCCTCAGCAGCAGGCCGGTCAGGACCGGCGCAAGTGTGGTGCGCTCGGGGCGGATGTCGCACCGCAGCGCCAAGGTTGACAGCGTTTTCAAATAGGCGGCCGCCCCGCCGCACGCTTCGGCGGCAGTGCGGTCGGCGGCAAGCTCCTGCTCCAGGACCAGTCGGCGGTGCAGCCAGTAAACGAGCGGCTGGCAGGCATGCAGGACCAGGACCACCTCGGCCAGCCAGCGCCAGCGGAGGTCTCCTTGGCGGATGTGGGCCAGTTCGTGAGCGAGGACCAGCCGCAGCTCGGCGGCGGACCAGTCTCGCCAGTCGTCCGGCAACAGAATGACGGGTCGCCGCCAGCCAATGACGGCGGCCTGTGACAGCGCGGACGTCTCGCGGAGCAGCACCGGGCCGCGCAATCCGTAACGCTGCTGCAGCGATTCCAGTTCCGCGGCCAGGGCGTCGTCGGTTAACGGCCGGCTCGCGCGCCAGAGCGCGTGCAGCCGCCGCGCGGCGAGACTCAATCGGACAGTCGCCAGCGTGGCCAGCAGCGCCAAGGGAACGACCACCCACCACCGCCAGCGCGGCCAGGCGGCCTGTGCGGTCCGGGCGCCCAGCAGCGACAGAGCGCTGCGGCTCACGTCCTGCAATTGCGACCAGGAGATCGCAATGCCGCGATTCGCCGTCGAGTCCGCTTCGGTCGAGGGAACGCTGACGGTCGTCTCCCGGCCTGAATTCGTTGCAGAACTCGCCACGGTCATCCGGCCGGGCCAGTTGCCCGGCAGCGGTCGAGCGAACGCCAGCAGGCTGAGGAGCAGCACGCCAGCGAACGCGGCCTGGCACAATCTCAGTCGTTCGCTGCCGTTCCATTGTCGCACGCGGCCCAGCAGACCGAGTGCAACTGCTGTGACGAGGGCGACCTGCAGCAGACAGGCCGCGAGGGAGGCTTCCCAGTCGGTCATGGCCCGTCCTCCTTCAGAATGTCTTCGAGGACGGCCCGTTCGCGGCTGGTGAGTCGTTTCTGGCCCAGGAGCTGCACGAGGAGCTGTTCGCGCGACCCCTGGAAGACCCGCTTCAGCAGATCGCCGACGAGCGACTGCGAGATTTCGTCGAACGACCGGCGGGACCGGTAGCGGAACGGTCGTTCGTCGGTGGTCGCTGCGAGGCAGTCCTTTTCGACGAGGATGCGGACCAGATTGGCGACGGTGACGTAGGCCAGGTCGGTGCCGGCTTTCGCAAGGAGGTCGCGGGCCTCCTGGGCGGTCAGATCGCCGTGCCGCCAGTAGACGTGCATCACATCCAGCTCGCGCTGGGTGAGCTGCGGATCGGGGGGGCGGGCCATGCTTCCTCCTTGAGATTTGGCTTTCCAAATTTGGCGAGGCAAATATCGTGGGAGCGGGCGGGGGAGTCAAGAGGAAAGGGAGTGAGGAGTGGCTGGTGGCGAATGAGGAGCAGTCTCGTCCTCCCCATCCACGACCCACCAACCACTTCTTATGTGAATTCCGCGCAACAAACTCGCTATTTATGACGGGGACATAGGAGCATGCGCGTCGGCGGGCCACCGCCGGCGTTCCGGACGATTCCCGTCAAACCGGGCCTGATCAGGGCCCAGCGACGGGCTTTCCGAAAGGAAAGTCCGAGGGGCGCACCCCGTGTGCGCACAGCCTCGACGTCGAGCTTTTCCCCGTTCACCCGGCCAAACGACCGGCGAACCTGATCAACGTGACTGGACCGCCGGGACTTCCACCGGCCATTCGAAACCGCCAGACGGACTCCGGCGGGGGAAGCGTAAAAGACTTCCCCCCGCCGGAGCCGATCGCGGTCCGCGCGCAGGGCACGCGCCTGCAAATTCGACGCAAAACGTCGGAACAAGGACGATCCGTCCAAGTACGTGCAAAGTTCCGTCGCCAACTCGCTGAATGACGCCTCGAAATCGCAGTCGGAGTGCGTGCGGGGAGTCTGCGAGTCGTGGCGGAGCGGCAGCGACGATCCCGCGACCTTGCGAATCTGTCAGCGGGCGACCCGCAACCCGAGGAGCACAGACGGATCGACTGCCGTTGACCCCCGTCGTTTTCTGCGATACACCAGACTGCAAATTGCATTAACTCTCCGCCCGGCATGCGATTTCCGCGGCGGATGTCGCCCGGAAGGAGTCTCGCCGATGCCGGTTTACGAGGATAATTCGCGTTCCATTGGCCACACGCCGCTCGTGCGGATCAATCGACTCACTCAAGGACTCGGAGCCACGGTTCTGGCCAAGATCGAGGGCCGGAATCCCGCCTACAGCGTGAAGTGCCGCATCGGTGCGGCGATGATCTGGGACGCCGAAGAATCCGGCCAGTTGAAGCCCGGCATGCACGTCGTCGAGCCGACCAGCGGCAACACCGGCATCGCGCTGGCCTTTGTCTGTGCGGCCCGCGGCTATCCGCTGACGCTCACCATGCCGGAGACGATGTCGGTCGAACGCCGGATGATGCTCAAGGGCTTCGGGGCGAACCTGATTCTCACTCCCGGCGCCGACGGCATGAAGGGGGCGATCGCCAAGGCCGAGGAATTGTCGCAGCAACCCGGCTGGTACATGCCCCAGCAGTTCAAGAACCCGTCCAATCCCGCCATTCACTTCAAGACGACCGGTCCGGAGATCTGGGAAGACACTCAGGGGAAGGTCGACATCTTCGTGGCCGGCGTGGGGACCGGCGGCACGATCACTGGCGTCTCCCGTTACATCAAGAACGAAAAGAAGCACCCGCTGCACGTCGTCGCAGTTGAACCGGCTTCCAGTCCGGTGCTGTCGGGGGGAGCGCCCGGCAAGCACAAGATCCAGGGGCTCGGGGCCGGGTTTGTACCGGACATCCTCGACCGGAGCGTGATCAACGAAGTCCAGACCGTCTCCGACGAAGACTCTCTGGAGATCGCCAAGCGACTCGCGTGCGAGGAAGGGATCACCTGCGGGATCAGTTGCGGGGCGGCGATGGCGGTGGCGCTGCGAATCGCGGCCCGGCCGGAGTCGGCCGGGAAAACGATCGTGGTGGTGCTGCCCGACTCCGGCGAGCGGTACCTGTCGACAGCGCTGTTTGAGGAATACCGATAGCCGTCCGGCACGGCCGACACAAAACGCTGTATTGCTGTATTGTCGGGGGGACTTGGGCGTACATCCCCAGGGGTGTCGGAGCGAAGCGCTCCTCAACCGCTGGCTCCTGAGGAACACGCCGATTTTGCGTTTGGAGAGATCCGTTGCCGGCGGGTGGCAGCGGTCGAGTCTTCGAGCCCCCAGAATTGAAGCCCGTTTGCATTTGCTGGGGGCGGTCGCAGACGCCCGACCCCAGCCACCCGTCCTCCGCAGAGCCTGCGTTCCTCCCCGACGAGTGCTCCCGCGGGGGCGGGGCAACGACTGTCTTTGACCCCTGTCGGGGTCATTGAATTGCTCTGCGCGGCCGAGACCGGCCATAGCACCCTGTAACAGCGATGATCCGTCAGCCCAGCCACTCGCCGACGATCTCGCGGACTTCTTCCAGCTCCAGCGTCTCGTGGGCGAGCAGATGGTCGGCGAGGGCGGCGACGGCGGACCAGTGGGGTTCGGCGTCGAGCTGGCGGTGGAGCTGGCAGGTGACCTCTTCCAGGTAGGCCAGCCGCTTGCGGTGATCGGGGAAGAACGGCTCGGCGAGTTCCCACGCCGCCTGCCAGTCCGACGCCCATTCGGCGACCAGGCCGGGATGAAACGGGTCGCCCGAGTAGAGCATCTCCGCGACCGGGCCGGCGAGGGCCACCCGGATGCCATGTTCGTGCAGGTCCCGCTCGCTGACCGACCGCCGCCAGTGGACCTGAGTGTCGCCGAACCGCCGCGGTCCGTCGTCATCGTCGGGGGTGATCGTCACGGACTTCACGCGCCCGCCGAGGAGTGTGGCGATCAGGGCATGCCCGGCTTCGTGATAGGCGGTGGCTTCCATGGGATCTCTGGCGACGAAGTGAAGAAGAGGATTCACCGCGGAGACTCGGAGGACGCGGAGAAGAGAAGGAGAATACCGTTCTGAGTGAGGTCATAGAACGCTGACTCGCGAGGGCATGATGGCGGTCGGAGAGGTCTCCGTCTAGACTCGGTTCCAGAACGGAACGGGTTGAAGAAGCACCGGGAGAGGGAATGTCTTTGCCTCGCCATCGTCTGGTCCTCTGGCTGGCTGGACTGCTGCTGGCAAGTGGCGGTTTGCTGACCGTCTGGCTGATTGCGGGCCGCGGGCCGCGGCCGCTGGCCAATGGTGAACTGGTCGAGCTGCGGCAGGCCATTCAGGCCGAAGAGCTGGCGAAGGCTGAGCCGCTGCTGGCGCGGGGGCTTGCGACGGAGCCTGACCATCCCGAAGTGCTGCTTGCCGCTGGAGACGTCGCCGCGCTTCGCGAACGACCGGCGGAAGCAATTATTTATTACGAACGGGCGCTGGAACGACCGGGCGTCGATCGGGATCGAGCTCGTTTCTCGCTGGCGGAAGTTCAACGGACGCTGGGGCGATTGACCGACGCCAAGCGGAGTCTGCAGTCGATCAAAGATCAGAAGACGTATCCCGTCGCCGAGCGGATTGCCTTTGTTGACACGACTTCCGGCCGGCGGCGCTCGGCGTTGCCCTGGCTGCAGGAGCTGATCGGCACCGGACGGTCGCACCTCGGGACGCTGCTCGTCATCACCGACCCCGAACGCCCGGCGCTCGACGCGGAGTTTCTGAAGACCTGTCAGGCGAATGCTCCCGACGATCCATTGACGCATCTGGCCAGCGCCGTCGAAGCGGCCTCGCGCAACGACTGGGATGGCGTTGCGAAGTGGATTGCGGGGGCCGGCGAGTTTCCGGAATCGCAGGCGCTGCGCGGCGAGCTGCTGCTGGCCCGCAATCAACTGGCGGAGTTCGCCGAATGGCAGCAGACCGTTTCGCGGGAGACGGAGGTTCTGCCCGAGATCTGGGTGCTGCGGGGGCGCTGGGCGGAGGCGATGGGACAAGCCAAAGCGGCGGTGCGGTGCTTCTTTGAAGCGACTCGACGGGACATCAACGCCCGCTCGGCGGTCTATCGGCTCGGGAAGGAACTGCACGCTCTGGATGAAAACTCGCTCGCGGGACCATTCTTGAAGCGGGCGAATGAGTTGCATGAGCTGTCCGCTGCGATCGAGCAACTGCATCGCAATCCGGGGGATCTGGAAGTGATCCGGCTGCTCGCCGAGCAGACCGAACGACTGGGCCGGCTGTGGGAGAGCGCCGCGTGGTGCCGGGTCGCGGAGGAGCTGAATCCGCTTGAGCCGTGGGTCAGGTCGCTGACGGCGAAGCTGCAACCACGGATCACGTCAGAGACGCCTTGGACCGTGCTCAACCCCGATCCACGGATCGGCTTTCCGGTCGACCGCTTCCCGCTGCCGGACTGGTCGGCAACGACTCCGGCGACTCAGGCGATTGCAGCGCAGCCGCCGGCCGGAATCCGGTTCACGGACGCTGCCGCACGACTGGGAATCGCCTTTACGTACTTCAACAGCCCCGATCCCGCGACGGAAGGAATGCGGATCTTCGAGTCCGCGGGTGGAGGGATTGCCGCTTTCGACTACGACGGCGATGACTGGCCCGATCTCTATTTCACGCAAGGCTGCCCGTGGCCCGTTCAACCCGACACGCGGAGTCCGCTCGACCGGTTATTTCGCAATCGGCACGGGATCGCCAGTCAGGATGTCACGGAGCTTGCGGGGTTGCACGAGGTTCGCTTCGGGCAGGGTGTAACGGCGGGGGATTTCGACAATGACGGGTTTGCGGATCTCTACGTGGCCAACATCGGCCGCAACCGGCTCTACCGCAACAACGGCGACGGGACGTTTGCCGATTTCACCGGTCAGATCGCTGCGCTCGATGACACCTGGACGGCCAGCGTCGCAATGGCCGACTTGACCGGCGACGGCCTGCCCGATCTGTATGACGTCACCTATCTGGCCGGCGACGACGTTCATACGCGGATCTGCGACCGGAATGGAAAGCGGCGCGTCTGCGATCCGGGTTCCTTCGCCGCGGCCGCGGATCGCTGCTTTGTGAACCTCGGCGACGGACGCTTCGAGCGACTGGATGGACTGTCCGCCGGTCTGGCGGCGCCCGAGGGCAAGGGACTGGGGCTGGTGATTGCGGATCTCGCGGGGTCGCCGGCGCTGGACGTGTTCGTGGCGAACGACGCCGTGGCGAATCATACGTTCGTGAACCTCACGACCGATCCGAGCCAGCCGCGGTTCGCCGAGTCCGCCCTGGCGATGGGACTGGCATTTGATGCGGACGGCCGGCCGCAGGCCTGCATGGGGGTGGCGACCGGCGACGCGGACGGCGACGGCCGGCTGGACCTGTTCGTCACGAACTATATCCGCGAATCGAACACCCTCTATCGGCAGATCGGCGACGGAATGTTCGCCGACGAAACCCGCGCGGCCGGCCTACGCGACCCGGGCTTTGCCTGGCTGGGGTTCGGGACGCAGTTCCTCGACGCCGACCTGGACGGCCACCCGGACCTGCTGGTCGCCAACGGCCACCTCGACGATTTTTCCTACGACAACCAGCCGCTGGAGATGCCGACTCAAGTGCTGCGAAATACGGGGGGCGGGAAATTCGCCGAGCTTTCCGCGAAAGAACTGGGACCGTACTTCGAGCGGCACCGCATCGGGCGGAGCGTGGCGACGCTGGACTGGAACCGCGACGGCCGGGCGGATGCGGCGGTCGGAACGCTCGATGAACCGTCGGCGCTGCTGCTCAACGAGTCGGCGGCCGGGAACTTCGTGGCGCTGTCGCTGGTGGGGACGACGTCGGCCCGCGTGCCGATCGTCGCGCGGGTGATCGCGGAGATTGGCGACGAGCGACGTGTCCTGCAGCTCACAGCAGGGGATGGGTATCAGGCGTCGAACGAGAAGCGGCTGATCCTTGGCCTGGGGGCGGCGACGCAGATCGACCAGTTGACGGTCCGCTGGCCGGGGGGGCGGGAGGAAGAGCTGGGAGTGGTTGCTGCGGGGCGGGAGTATCGGGTGATTGAAGGGCGGGGGGTGGTTGAGTTCAGGCGGGAGTAACGGCTGCCACGCGTTTTACAACGCCGTATGGAATCTTTGAGCGTTCCTAGTGGCCTGAGTTGCTAACCAATATCAGGAAGATTTATCAGCATCATCCTCGGTATTTCGCTTCGGCCCCCCGGTTCGCGGTACTCGCCCAATTCGCTCAATGATCTCGGTAATGTGATGCATTACAAAGTACATTTCCTCGTCTTTTGGGCCACCTACTTCGAAAAGTCCACGACGCCCAAGCACATCAACCGAGGTCATGAGCGAGTTTCGCGCCGTTTCGATTGCTCTCCTGTTACCCAATTGAACGGATCGATGTAAATCTGCGACGAGTTCAAAAAACCACGGATGATCATCACGAAGCATTGAGGCCACGACCATCAGGCCAACTGTCTGACCTGAATTGTTATCTTCCCATGAGGGGTGGTGCATAATCTCTTCAAGGATCATCATTGGATGGAAGCGTCGCTTCCTCCGTGATTGCCGGTGCGAAACGTCTTCGCGAATCTGAAGCTCCAGTCGCTGGGGAAGATCTCGAACAAGGACCTTTACTTCTTCAAAGATCTTTGCGACTGACGTTTGATCCACCGGTGTTTCGCTCTTGGACTTCGATCCCCGTGACTTCTTGATGCCTTCGGCGGATTCAACAAATGCCGCAACTTGACGGCGGACGGCTTCCGCACGAGGGGAGGCTTGAGGATTCCGTTTGATCAGTTGCAGCACCAGCTTCGTCAGTGAATCGACGTCATCCCCGCAGTTCTGGAATTGAGCAAACGGTCCGGCATTCGCTTTCTCAAGGTCGATTCCCACTGCTATACCCAGAACCGTAGAATTCAGTTTTCCTTTCGCGACCCCTGCCTCGTAGAGAATCCAAGGCCTGTCAAGGCTGTGCTGCGTCAGCAATGCAACGACATCGGTAGCTTCTCCAAGCTTCGACATTATTGCGTTATACCACTCCGAGCCAAACTCGATCCCCGTAGTTCCCTTTCGATCAGATGAGCGAAAAGATTGCAATACCCCGCCGCTTGCGTCCGTCAACAGATTTCCAAACGCCTCCGCCAAATCGGCGTCGCGGTGATCGTGACTAATGAAGACAAGCGGAGTGTTTCTCGATAAAGATGCTGGCACGGCTGCATCCGCACTTCTCGCGCCCTCACCATTGGTGTCGACTTTTCTCGCTCGTGCCATTTGAAGAAGCCCAATCCGCAAAACTCAGCTAGCAGTGAGAGTATGAGCATACTGGACATCGAACCCGAGTCAACCGGTCCTCGGAGATTCTCATCCACTGACTTTCCGGATCTTTGATTTGAACCGGCATCCGGATGACGAAGACTGACCTGCGTTGCCGTTTTTCGTCACTCGGGAGCGGTGTCCGACTTGAAAGAACTCCGCAGCAGAGTCCGCTGCTACCGGCCTGAACCAGAACCAGACCTTCGCCAGTGGCGAACAACAACCCGTCCGCTAAACTGGCTTCTGACATGGTGACCGATGGGTTTTCCACGTCACGATTGAAGGCACCGCCCGGCGATGACCGCCGAACCCGACAAAGGACACTCAGTGCCGCGGCCTGATCGATTGAGCCTGGACATGCTGGAGACGCTGATCGCCGTCATCGACTGCGACGGGGACGCCATCCGTGCCGCCGAGATTCTCGGGATCAACCAGCCCAGCATGTCCAAGCGGCTGGCCGTCCTGCAGCATTCGAATCCCCAGGCCCGCCGGCCGTGGCTGGAACGTCGCGGCAAGACCTGGTTTCTCACGGAAGAAGGAAAACGCAATCTGCCCGCGGTGCGGCAGATCGTCCGCCTGGCGCGGACGTTGCAGACCGACATCGACGAGCGGATTGCGCTGGCGCCGGATGTCTCGCTGGCCTGCGGGCAGCTCGCGGTCCTGACGTTCGTCCGTAAAGCGCTGCTGGCGTTCCGCAAGCAACGCCCCGACGCCAGGCTCCGTGTTTCGACCGCTGCAGGGCGAGAACGAATTCTGGGGGTCGCGACGGGCGAGCTCGATCTGGCGGTGGTCACTTACCCCGCCGATGAAATCTACCGGATCGCCAATCGACCCCTGGTCGTCGAACCGCTCTTCAGAGATCCCTGGGTGCTGGTCTGCGGGAAGAAAGCGCCCGAATCGGTCCACGCGGCATTTGCTAAGCTTCCCGACGCCGACGTCCGCTTCGAACAGCTCGCCGGCCTCCCCCTGATCCTCCCCGAAGCCGAAGCCGGTCTGCGCCAGGAAATCGACCGCGTGCTGATCGAGGCCCGGCTCCAGGACCGGTTCGATTCGGTGATGGAAATCGGCGCCTGGCCTGCGCTGCTGTCGTATGTCCGCGACGGTTTCGGGATCGGCCTGATCGGGGCGTCGGCTCTCGAAGAACGCTCCGAGGGGCTGCTCCCCCCCAAGCGGATTGCGACCAGCCCCGCCGACATCCCCCAGGTCCAGCTCATCTGTCGCCATTCTGCGGGAAATTCCGACGTAAAAGATCTCACGCCGCTGGGCGAAAAACTCTGGAATCTGATCCAGCAGGCCGCCGGGGCTCAGAAATTCCCGGAGTAACTGCGTTTCCCCGTACCGGAGCGTTCTCCGAAATCCACTCCGCATCCGCCGATCCCACGACGTGAGTGACTTTGGCCGCGCGATGGCCGGCTGACAGAGGATTTGACGGGTGATACACTTTCCGGCGTCTTCCGGAAGTGATTTCCGTTGTGCGCCAGCGATCAAAGTCGCCCGATGCACCGCGCCCGGCTTCCGGATCCGTGTCCCGCAGCGCACCAATGAGGCTCGCCGATGGCGTACTTTCCTGAAGTTCCGAAAATTGCGTACGAGGGTCCGAAGTCCAGAAACCCGCTCGCCTTCAAGCACTACAATCCCGAGGAGGTGATTGAGGGCCAGACGATGAAGGACCTGCTGCGGTTCAGCGTCTGCTACTGGCACACGTTCCGCGGAACCGGGTCCGATCCGTTCGGCTCGGCGACGCTGCAGCGTCCCTGGGATGACGGCAGCGACTCGGTCGCCAACGCCTGCAAGCGGGTGGAAGTCGCCTTCGAGTTCATCGAAAAGCTCGGCGCGCCGTTCTACTGCTTCCACGATCGCGACGTCGCTCCGGAAGGAGCCAACCTCGCCG harbors:
- a CDS encoding FG-GAP-like repeat-containing protein, whose protein sequence is MSLPRHRLVLWLAGLLLASGGLLTVWLIAGRGPRPLANGELVELRQAIQAEELAKAEPLLARGLATEPDHPEVLLAAGDVAALRERPAEAIIYYERALERPGVDRDRARFSLAEVQRTLGRLTDAKRSLQSIKDQKTYPVAERIAFVDTTSGRRRSALPWLQELIGTGRSHLGTLLVITDPERPALDAEFLKTCQANAPDDPLTHLASAVEAASRNDWDGVAKWIAGAGEFPESQALRGELLLARNQLAEFAEWQQTVSRETEVLPEIWVLRGRWAEAMGQAKAAVRCFFEATRRDINARSAVYRLGKELHALDENSLAGPFLKRANELHELSAAIEQLHRNPGDLEVIRLLAEQTERLGRLWESAAWCRVAEELNPLEPWVRSLTAKLQPRITSETPWTVLNPDPRIGFPVDRFPLPDWSATTPATQAIAAQPPAGIRFTDAAARLGIAFTYFNSPDPATEGMRIFESAGGGIAAFDYDGDDWPDLYFTQGCPWPVQPDTRSPLDRLFRNRHGIASQDVTELAGLHEVRFGQGVTAGDFDNDGFADLYVANIGRNRLYRNNGDGTFADFTGQIAALDDTWTASVAMADLTGDGLPDLYDVTYLAGDDVHTRICDRNGKRRVCDPGSFAAAADRCFVNLGDGRFERLDGLSAGLAAPEGKGLGLVIADLAGSPALDVFVANDAVANHTFVNLTTDPSQPRFAESALAMGLAFDADGRPQACMGVATGDADGDGRLDLFVTNYIRESNTLYRQIGDGMFADETRAAGLRDPGFAWLGFGTQFLDADLDGHPDLLVANGHLDDFSYDNQPLEMPTQVLRNTGGGKFAELSAKELGPYFERHRIGRSVATLDWNRDGRADAAVGTLDEPSALLLNESAAGNFVALSLVGTTSARVPIVARVIAEIGDERRVLQLTAGDGYQASNEKRLILGLGAATQIDQLTVRWPGGREEELGVVAAGREYRVIEGRGVVEFRRE
- a CDS encoding LysR family transcriptional regulator, which gives rise to MPRPDRLSLDMLETLIAVIDCDGDAIRAAEILGINQPSMSKRLAVLQHSNPQARRPWLERRGKTWFLTEEGKRNLPAVRQIVRLARTLQTDIDERIALAPDVSLACGQLAVLTFVRKALLAFRKQRPDARLRVSTAAGRERILGVATGELDLAVVTYPADEIYRIANRPLVVEPLFRDPWVLVCGKKAPESVHAAFAKLPDADVRFEQLAGLPLILPEAEAGLRQEIDRVLIEARLQDRFDSVMEIGAWPALLSYVRDGFGIGLIGASALEERSEGLLPPKRIATSPADIPQVQLICRHSAGNSDVKDLTPLGEKLWNLIQQAAGAQKFPE
- a CDS encoding TIR domain-containing protein, with translation MPASLSRNTPLVFISHDHRDADLAEAFGNLLTDASGGVLQSFRSSDRKGTTGIEFGSEWYNAIMSKLGEATDVVALLTQHSLDRPWILYEAGVAKGKLNSTVLGIAVGIDLEKANAGPFAQFQNCGDDVDSLTKLVLQLIKRNPQASPRAEAVRRQVAAFVESAEGIKKSRGSKSKSETPVDQTSVAKIFEEVKVLVRDLPQRLELQIREDVSHRQSRRKRRFHPMMILEEIMHHPSWEDNNSGQTVGLMVVASMLRDDHPWFFELVADLHRSVQLGNRRAIETARNSLMTSVDVLGRRGLFEVGGPKDEEMYFVMHHITEIIERIGRVPRTGGPKRNTEDDADKSS